The DNA region AGGCGCACAGTCAATCCCGTACATTGCCGACGTCGCGCGCATCGAATGGGCGCGCGGCTGCGCCTACCACGCAGCCGACACACCCACATTGGCCCTGACCGACCTCGCCGAGCTGCCGCCGGACAGCCTGCCGGGCCTCGTGCTGCCGACACACGCGGCCGTCCAAACCATTGCATCGGACTGGCCCGCTGGCAGCATCTGGTACGCCGTCCACAGCGACGCCGGCGACCAGCACCCGGTTGACATGAACCAGTCGGAATTCGTGGTGGTCACCCGACCGGCCTGGGACGTTGAGGTGCACACGCTCGCGCCACCGACCGCCGCCTTTTTCACGCACCTTGCCGCAGGCCAGTCGATCGGCGAAGCCGCCGAACACGTACTGTCCACCAACGACGACTTTGACGCGGGCGCGCACCTCGGTCACCTGCTTGGCCTCGGGTTGTTCACGCGCCCACACACGCCTCCAACCACAATCACCCCTGACAGGCCACACCCATGATTCGCCCTCTGGTCTCACTGCACCATGCCGTTTTCAA from Pseudomonadota bacterium includes:
- a CDS encoding DNA-binding domain-containing protein, translating into MPSLERFQRQTTDALLDSDADCPEAVAGQASQARTRRFNVYRNNRAVSLIENLEATYPVVGQLVGTEFFAAVARAFIDAHPPVGPVMAEYGGDFGEFMAAIPGAQSIPYIADVARIEWARGCAYHAADTPTLALTDLAELPPDSLPGLVLPTHAAVQTIASDWPAGSIWYAVHSDAGDQHPVDMNQSEFVVVTRPAWDVEVHTLAPPTAAFFTHLAAGQSIGEAAEHVLSTNDDFDAGAHLGHLLGLGLFTRPHTPPTTITPDRPHP